The proteins below come from a single Carassius carassius chromosome 11, fCarCar2.1, whole genome shotgun sequence genomic window:
- the LOC132153109 gene encoding zinc finger protein 148 isoform X1, translating to MRFSSTAQRSAMNIDDKLEGMLMKCSPVGLHHSSRALGPSRVDRRGRRGSLDMTLGERSLANHPLLAEEDDDDDDDEDDDEDLAGGGLTSHDLISQDDLMAHEETVKKDRQDEAAFSQRISHKLHYTLNMPVNIKQEMKVPDSLILNKKEKKPGRDPSDFHKKKKRKQRSPAKILTINEDGSLGHQNPKSHVCEHCDAAFRTNYHLQRHVFIHTGEKPFQCNQCDMRFIQKYLLQRHEKIHTGEKPFRCDECGMKFIQKYHMERHKRTHSGEKPYQCDYCHQFFSRTDRVLKHRRMCHENKDRKVQKTAAKDGPLRTSETSGFSFPTKECTLPKKKRQKTSDKSRVALTSPSVDKVVEAGNEEKTEDQLAKSECLPLYTVATKVKDEYVVTDYSVELPDSPPGNRHLAGEESEIISPPKLVLKKISSRRGLKQQALEHPQSLSPLSSFEESKVTRYTFEIVDNKGLLDVETNPDMESVDSLQGGQTKPTGSSTNYDDAMQFLKKKRYLQAATANTSRDYALNVSSIVSQSSVIQAAVASVIDETVPATILSETPTLNVEIKSSNEKNVLPDEVLQTLLDHYSNKANGQAEISFSVADTEVTSSISINSSDESSPSETLGTSSQAPPAEKASLLQEYSKFLQQALERTSQNDTYLNNQSLTFVNDSASLAGQPLFSTEKQFTSPSRFRQSMNSPLRSTLEKPNFSLLVDSQHSFSFSGDETNPSSVSPTEDFLDQVTSPKKTDAQSISQTFQIATFDQNFRSQFPSSRAGISSQFSIASGQVSLRGHGGTDFPEFSLVNETRTQLTSSPDATSSQTFG from the exons ATGCG CTTCAGCTCAACTGCTCAGCGTTCAGCGATGAACATTGATGACAAGCTGGAGGGGATGCTCATGAAATGTAGCCCTGTGGGGCTTCACCACTCATCCAGAGCTTTGGGACCCTCAAGGGTGGACAGAAGAGGAAGGAGAGGAAGTTTGGATATGACACTTGGAGAACGGAGCTTGGCTAATCATCCCCTTTTGGcagaggaggatgatgatgatgatgatgatgaagatgatgatgaagacctGGCAGGTGGAGGCTTAACCTCACATGATCTGATATCCCAGGATGACCTCATGGCTCATGAGGAGACAGTGAAAAAGGACAGACAGGATGAAGCCGCTTTCTCACAGCGAATCTCCCATAAATTACACTATACACTCAATATGCCA GTAAATATAAAGCAGGAGATGAAAGTGCCAGACTCATTGATACTCAATAAAAAGGAGAAGAAACCAGGGAGGGACCCATCTGACTTTCacaaaaagaagaagagaaagcAGCGCTCGCCTGCAAAG ATTCTCACTATTAATGAAGATGgatctcttgggcaccagaaccCAAAGTCTCATGTCTGTGAGCACTGCGATGCTGCTTTTCGGACAAACTACCATTTGCAAAGACATGTCTTCATTCACACAG gtgaaAAGCCTTTCCAGTGTAATCAGTGTGACATGCGCTTTATTCAGAAGTACCTGCTTCAGAGACATGAGAAGATCCACACAG GAGAAAAACCATTTCGCTGTGATGAGTGTGGAATGAAATTTATTCAGAAATACCACATGGAGAGACATAAGAGGACACACAGTGGGGAAAAGCCTTACCAGTGTGACTATTGCCATCAG TTTTTCTCCAGAACTGACAGAGTACTAAAGCACAGACGAATGTGCCATGAGAATAAGGACAGGAAGGTGCAGAAAACAGCTGCCAAAGATGGCCCTCTTCGCACCTCAGAGACATCGGGCTTCTCTTTTCCTACCAAGGAATGCACGCTTCCCAAGAAGAAACGTCAGAAGACCTCTGATAAAAGTCGAGTTGCGCTCACAAGTCCCAGTGTTGACAAAGTGGTTGAAGCTGGTAACGAGGAGAAGACGGAAGACCAGCTGGCCAAAAGTGAGTGTCTTCCTCTTTACACTGTAGCCACCAAGGTCAAGGATGAGTATGTTGTGACAGATTATTCCGTTGAGCTCCCTGATTCCCCGCCTGGCAACCGGCATCTTGCAGGGGAGGAATCAGAGATCATCAGTCCTCCGAAACTAGTCCTGAAGAAAATCTCCAGCAGGAGAGGTTTGAAACAGCAGGCCCTAGAACACCCCCAGAGTCTCTCACCCTTGTCCTCATTCGAAGAGAGCAAAGTTACAAGATACACATTTGAAATTGTGGACAACAAAGGCCTCTTGGATGTCGAGACCAATCCTGACATGGAGTCGGTTGATTCCCTCCAAGGAGGACAAACAAAACCAACTGGGAGCAGCACAAATTATGATGACGCCATGCAGTTTCTCAAGAAGAAGCGATACCTTCAGGCGGCCACGGCAAACACTAGTCGAGACTATGCGCTTAATGTAAGCAGCATTGTGTCGCAGTCTTCAGTCATTCAGGCAGCTGTAGCAAGCGTCATCGATGAGACCGTTCCCGCCACAATCCTCTCTGAGACTCCAACGCTGAATGTGGAGATCAAGTCCAGTAACGAGAAGAACGTCCTTCCAGACGAGGTCCTGCAGACGCTCCTCGATCACTACTCCAATAAGGCCAACGGGCAAGCAGAGATTTCCTTCAGTGTGGCTGACACCGAGGTCACATCCAGCATCTCTATCAACTCTTCTGATGAGAGCAGTCCCAGTGAGACTTTGGGAACCAGCTCACAAGCACCCCCGGCCGAGAAGGCCAGCCTTCTACAGGAGTACTCCAAGTTTCTCCAGCAAGCACTGGAAAGGACCAGTCAGAACGACACCTACCTGAACAACCAGAGTCTTACGTTTGTAAATGACAGTGCCAGTCTTGCTGGCCAGCCTTTGTTTTCCACAGAGAAGCAGTTCACCTCCCCATCCCGGTTCAGACAGAGCATGAACTCTCCATTGAGGTCCACCTTGGAGAAACCGAACTTTAGCCTTTTAGTAGATTCCCAACACTCCTTCTCCTTTTCAGGTGACGAGACCAACCCTTCCTCAGTTTCGCCAACGGAGGACTTCCTCGACCAAGTGACTTCTCCCAAAAAAACAGATGCGCAAAGCATTAGTCAGACATTTCAGATCGCTACTTTTGACCAGAACTTTCGATCTCAGTTTCCAAGCTCACGAGCTGGAATATCCTCACAGTTTAGCATTGCCAGTGGACAAGTTAGCCTGAGAGGTCATGGAGGAACAGACTTCCCAGAGTTCTCTCTTGTTAACGAAACAAGAACTCAACTAACTTCATCTCCAGATGCTACAAGCAGCCAAACCTTTGGCTAA
- the LOC132153109 gene encoding zinc finger protein 148 isoform X2: protein MNIDDKLEGMLMKCSPVGLHHSSRALGPSRVDRRGRRGSLDMTLGERSLANHPLLAEEDDDDDDDEDDDEDLAGGGLTSHDLISQDDLMAHEETVKKDRQDEAAFSQRISHKLHYTLNMPVNIKQEMKVPDSLILNKKEKKPGRDPSDFHKKKKRKQRSPAKILTINEDGSLGHQNPKSHVCEHCDAAFRTNYHLQRHVFIHTGEKPFQCNQCDMRFIQKYLLQRHEKIHTGEKPFRCDECGMKFIQKYHMERHKRTHSGEKPYQCDYCHQFFSRTDRVLKHRRMCHENKDRKVQKTAAKDGPLRTSETSGFSFPTKECTLPKKKRQKTSDKSRVALTSPSVDKVVEAGNEEKTEDQLAKSECLPLYTVATKVKDEYVVTDYSVELPDSPPGNRHLAGEESEIISPPKLVLKKISSRRGLKQQALEHPQSLSPLSSFEESKVTRYTFEIVDNKGLLDVETNPDMESVDSLQGGQTKPTGSSTNYDDAMQFLKKKRYLQAATANTSRDYALNVSSIVSQSSVIQAAVASVIDETVPATILSETPTLNVEIKSSNEKNVLPDEVLQTLLDHYSNKANGQAEISFSVADTEVTSSISINSSDESSPSETLGTSSQAPPAEKASLLQEYSKFLQQALERTSQNDTYLNNQSLTFVNDSASLAGQPLFSTEKQFTSPSRFRQSMNSPLRSTLEKPNFSLLVDSQHSFSFSGDETNPSSVSPTEDFLDQVTSPKKTDAQSISQTFQIATFDQNFRSQFPSSRAGISSQFSIASGQVSLRGHGGTDFPEFSLVNETRTQLTSSPDATSSQTFG from the exons ATGAACATTGATGACAAGCTGGAGGGGATGCTCATGAAATGTAGCCCTGTGGGGCTTCACCACTCATCCAGAGCTTTGGGACCCTCAAGGGTGGACAGAAGAGGAAGGAGAGGAAGTTTGGATATGACACTTGGAGAACGGAGCTTGGCTAATCATCCCCTTTTGGcagaggaggatgatgatgatgatgatgatgaagatgatgatgaagacctGGCAGGTGGAGGCTTAACCTCACATGATCTGATATCCCAGGATGACCTCATGGCTCATGAGGAGACAGTGAAAAAGGACAGACAGGATGAAGCCGCTTTCTCACAGCGAATCTCCCATAAATTACACTATACACTCAATATGCCA GTAAATATAAAGCAGGAGATGAAAGTGCCAGACTCATTGATACTCAATAAAAAGGAGAAGAAACCAGGGAGGGACCCATCTGACTTTCacaaaaagaagaagagaaagcAGCGCTCGCCTGCAAAG ATTCTCACTATTAATGAAGATGgatctcttgggcaccagaaccCAAAGTCTCATGTCTGTGAGCACTGCGATGCTGCTTTTCGGACAAACTACCATTTGCAAAGACATGTCTTCATTCACACAG gtgaaAAGCCTTTCCAGTGTAATCAGTGTGACATGCGCTTTATTCAGAAGTACCTGCTTCAGAGACATGAGAAGATCCACACAG GAGAAAAACCATTTCGCTGTGATGAGTGTGGAATGAAATTTATTCAGAAATACCACATGGAGAGACATAAGAGGACACACAGTGGGGAAAAGCCTTACCAGTGTGACTATTGCCATCAG TTTTTCTCCAGAACTGACAGAGTACTAAAGCACAGACGAATGTGCCATGAGAATAAGGACAGGAAGGTGCAGAAAACAGCTGCCAAAGATGGCCCTCTTCGCACCTCAGAGACATCGGGCTTCTCTTTTCCTACCAAGGAATGCACGCTTCCCAAGAAGAAACGTCAGAAGACCTCTGATAAAAGTCGAGTTGCGCTCACAAGTCCCAGTGTTGACAAAGTGGTTGAAGCTGGTAACGAGGAGAAGACGGAAGACCAGCTGGCCAAAAGTGAGTGTCTTCCTCTTTACACTGTAGCCACCAAGGTCAAGGATGAGTATGTTGTGACAGATTATTCCGTTGAGCTCCCTGATTCCCCGCCTGGCAACCGGCATCTTGCAGGGGAGGAATCAGAGATCATCAGTCCTCCGAAACTAGTCCTGAAGAAAATCTCCAGCAGGAGAGGTTTGAAACAGCAGGCCCTAGAACACCCCCAGAGTCTCTCACCCTTGTCCTCATTCGAAGAGAGCAAAGTTACAAGATACACATTTGAAATTGTGGACAACAAAGGCCTCTTGGATGTCGAGACCAATCCTGACATGGAGTCGGTTGATTCCCTCCAAGGAGGACAAACAAAACCAACTGGGAGCAGCACAAATTATGATGACGCCATGCAGTTTCTCAAGAAGAAGCGATACCTTCAGGCGGCCACGGCAAACACTAGTCGAGACTATGCGCTTAATGTAAGCAGCATTGTGTCGCAGTCTTCAGTCATTCAGGCAGCTGTAGCAAGCGTCATCGATGAGACCGTTCCCGCCACAATCCTCTCTGAGACTCCAACGCTGAATGTGGAGATCAAGTCCAGTAACGAGAAGAACGTCCTTCCAGACGAGGTCCTGCAGACGCTCCTCGATCACTACTCCAATAAGGCCAACGGGCAAGCAGAGATTTCCTTCAGTGTGGCTGACACCGAGGTCACATCCAGCATCTCTATCAACTCTTCTGATGAGAGCAGTCCCAGTGAGACTTTGGGAACCAGCTCACAAGCACCCCCGGCCGAGAAGGCCAGCCTTCTACAGGAGTACTCCAAGTTTCTCCAGCAAGCACTGGAAAGGACCAGTCAGAACGACACCTACCTGAACAACCAGAGTCTTACGTTTGTAAATGACAGTGCCAGTCTTGCTGGCCAGCCTTTGTTTTCCACAGAGAAGCAGTTCACCTCCCCATCCCGGTTCAGACAGAGCATGAACTCTCCATTGAGGTCCACCTTGGAGAAACCGAACTTTAGCCTTTTAGTAGATTCCCAACACTCCTTCTCCTTTTCAGGTGACGAGACCAACCCTTCCTCAGTTTCGCCAACGGAGGACTTCCTCGACCAAGTGACTTCTCCCAAAAAAACAGATGCGCAAAGCATTAGTCAGACATTTCAGATCGCTACTTTTGACCAGAACTTTCGATCTCAGTTTCCAAGCTCACGAGCTGGAATATCCTCACAGTTTAGCATTGCCAGTGGACAAGTTAGCCTGAGAGGTCATGGAGGAACAGACTTCCCAGAGTTCTCTCTTGTTAACGAAACAAGAACTCAACTAACTTCATCTCCAGATGCTACAAGCAGCCAAACCTTTGGCTAA